The following coding sequences lie in one Anguilla rostrata isolate EN2019 chromosome 8, ASM1855537v3, whole genome shotgun sequence genomic window:
- the tdp2b gene encoding tyrosyl-DNA phosphodiesterase 2 isoform X4, whose product MRALNSFFEADTKAVSDEFEDLPDNSATSKMSSKQSSLTENVDCIDLTGDDTPCSSSTTVPEVTEGPTAQGQGGDDAGKLSLLTWNVDGLDTVNLGERARGLCSYLVLYTPDVVFLQELIPSYVQYLKKRAVSYTIIEGNEDGYFTGIMLKKSRVKLLKSEIISYPTTRMLRNLLVAQVSFSGQELCLMTSHLESCKEQAKERMTQLKTVLKRMSEAPDNVTVLFGGDTNLRDAEVTKVGGLPAGVCDVWECLGEQEHCRYTWDTKANSNKGVRYVSRCRFDRVYLRPAREGPRVAPEHMTLVGLEKLDCGRYTSDHWGIYCGFSLGSRD is encoded by the exons ATG AGGGCTTTAAACTCTTTTTTCGAGGCAGACACGAAAGCTGTATCTGATGAATTTGAAGATTTGCCAGACAACAGTGCCACTTCTAAAATGAGTAGCAAGCAGTCGTCGCTGACCGAGAACGTGGACTG CATTGACCTGACTGGTGACGATACTCCCTGCTCAAGTAGCACAACAGTACCAGAGGTCACGGAAGGACCAACTGCACAAGGCCAAGGGGGAGACGATGCGGGGAAGCTGTCTCTTCTCACGTGGAACGTTGACGGCTTGGATACTGTCAACCTTGGGGAACGCGCTCGAGGACTGTGTTCATACTTGGTCTT GTACACACCAGATGTGGTGTTTTTGCAAGAGCTCATTCCATCCTACGTGCAGTACCTGAAGAAACGTGCAGTCAGCTACACCATCATTGAGG GAAATGAGGACGGGTACTTCACTGGCATTATGTTGAAAAAGTCTCGAGTCAAACTCTTGAAGAGTGAGATCATCAGTTACCCGACGACACGGATGCTGAGGAATCTGCTTGTGGCTCAG GTGAGCTTCTCTGGCCAAGAGCTGtgtctgatgacatcacacttgGAGAGCTGTAAAGAGCAGGCCAAGGAGAGGATGACCCAGCTGAAGACGGTCCTGAAGAGAATGAGCGAGGCCCCTGACAATGTCACCGTCTTATTTGGGGGAGACACCAACCTTCGGGATGCTGAG GTAACCAAGGTGGGCGGCCTCCCCGCCGGCGTCTGCGACGTTTGGGAGTGCCTGGGCGAGCAGGAGCACTGCAGGTACACCTGGGACACCAAGGCCAACAGCAACAAGGGCGTCCGCTACGTCAGCCGGTGCCGCTTCGACCGCGTGTACCTGCGTCCGGCCCGGGAGGGGCCCCGCGTGGCCCCCGAGCACATGACCCTGGTGGGCCTGGAGAAGCTGGACTGCGGCCGCTACACCAGCGACCACTGGGGCATCTACTGCGGCTTCAGCCTGGGGTCACGTGACTAA
- the tdp2b gene encoding tyrosyl-DNA phosphodiesterase 2 isoform X3: protein MRALNSFFEADTKAVSDEFEDLPDNSATSKMSSKQSSLTENVDCFPFRPYSIDLTGDDTPCSSSTTVPEVTEGPTAQGQGGDDAGKLSLLTWNVDGLDTVNLGERARGLCSYLVLYTPDVVFLQELIPSYVQYLKKRAVSYTIIEGNEDGYFTGIMLKKSRVKLLKSEIISYPTTRMLRNLLVAQVSFSGQELCLMTSHLESCKEQAKERMTQLKTVLKRMSEAPDNVTVLFGGDTNLRDAEVTKVGGLPAGVCDVWECLGEQEHCRYTWDTKANSNKGVRYVSRCRFDRVYLRPAREGPRVAPEHMTLVGLEKLDCGRYTSDHWGIYCGFSLGSRD from the exons ATG AGGGCTTTAAACTCTTTTTTCGAGGCAGACACGAAAGCTGTATCTGATGAATTTGAAGATTTGCCAGACAACAGTGCCACTTCTAAAATGAGTAGCAAGCAGTCGTCGCTGACCGAGAACGTGGACTG CTTTCCCTTTCGTCCTTACAGCATTGACCTGACTGGTGACGATACTCCCTGCTCAAGTAGCACAACAGTACCAGAGGTCACGGAAGGACCAACTGCACAAGGCCAAGGGGGAGACGATGCGGGGAAGCTGTCTCTTCTCACGTGGAACGTTGACGGCTTGGATACTGTCAACCTTGGGGAACGCGCTCGAGGACTGTGTTCATACTTGGTCTT GTACACACCAGATGTGGTGTTTTTGCAAGAGCTCATTCCATCCTACGTGCAGTACCTGAAGAAACGTGCAGTCAGCTACACCATCATTGAGG GAAATGAGGACGGGTACTTCACTGGCATTATGTTGAAAAAGTCTCGAGTCAAACTCTTGAAGAGTGAGATCATCAGTTACCCGACGACACGGATGCTGAGGAATCTGCTTGTGGCTCAG GTGAGCTTCTCTGGCCAAGAGCTGtgtctgatgacatcacacttgGAGAGCTGTAAAGAGCAGGCCAAGGAGAGGATGACCCAGCTGAAGACGGTCCTGAAGAGAATGAGCGAGGCCCCTGACAATGTCACCGTCTTATTTGGGGGAGACACCAACCTTCGGGATGCTGAG GTAACCAAGGTGGGCGGCCTCCCCGCCGGCGTCTGCGACGTTTGGGAGTGCCTGGGCGAGCAGGAGCACTGCAGGTACACCTGGGACACCAAGGCCAACAGCAACAAGGGCGTCCGCTACGTCAGCCGGTGCCGCTTCGACCGCGTGTACCTGCGTCCGGCCCGGGAGGGGCCCCGCGTGGCCCCCGAGCACATGACCCTGGTGGGCCTGGAGAAGCTGGACTGCGGCCGCTACACCAGCGACCACTGGGGCATCTACTGCGGCTTCAGCCTGGGGTCACGTGACTAA
- the tdp2b gene encoding tyrosyl-DNA phosphodiesterase 2 isoform X2, translating to MDNTTVSQHSDAGLEEVRIRLCDEFASITGADTAVAQCYLAENDWDVERALNSFFEADTKAVSDEFEDLPDNSATSKMSSKQSSLTENVDCIDLTGDDTPCSSSTTVPEVTEGPTAQGQGGDDAGKLSLLTWNVDGLDTVNLGERARGLCSYLVLYTPDVVFLQELIPSYVQYLKKRAVSYTIIEGNEDGYFTGIMLKKSRVKLLKSEIISYPTTRMLRNLLVAQVSFSGQELCLMTSHLESCKEQAKERMTQLKTVLKRMSEAPDNVTVLFGGDTNLRDAEVTKVGGLPAGVCDVWECLGEQEHCRYTWDTKANSNKGVRYVSRCRFDRVYLRPAREGPRVAPEHMTLVGLEKLDCGRYTSDHWGIYCGFSLGSRD from the exons ATGGATAACACTACAGTGTCACAACATTCGGATGCAGGCTTGGAAGAAGTGAGAATTCGTCTTTGCGATGAGTTCGCTTCAATCACTGGTGCGGACACGGCAGTGGCTCAGTGTTACCTTGCCGAAAATGACTGGGATGTGGAA AGGGCTTTAAACTCTTTTTTCGAGGCAGACACGAAAGCTGTATCTGATGAATTTGAAGATTTGCCAGACAACAGTGCCACTTCTAAAATGAGTAGCAAGCAGTCGTCGCTGACCGAGAACGTGGACTG CATTGACCTGACTGGTGACGATACTCCCTGCTCAAGTAGCACAACAGTACCAGAGGTCACGGAAGGACCAACTGCACAAGGCCAAGGGGGAGACGATGCGGGGAAGCTGTCTCTTCTCACGTGGAACGTTGACGGCTTGGATACTGTCAACCTTGGGGAACGCGCTCGAGGACTGTGTTCATACTTGGTCTT GTACACACCAGATGTGGTGTTTTTGCAAGAGCTCATTCCATCCTACGTGCAGTACCTGAAGAAACGTGCAGTCAGCTACACCATCATTGAGG GAAATGAGGACGGGTACTTCACTGGCATTATGTTGAAAAAGTCTCGAGTCAAACTCTTGAAGAGTGAGATCATCAGTTACCCGACGACACGGATGCTGAGGAATCTGCTTGTGGCTCAG GTGAGCTTCTCTGGCCAAGAGCTGtgtctgatgacatcacacttgGAGAGCTGTAAAGAGCAGGCCAAGGAGAGGATGACCCAGCTGAAGACGGTCCTGAAGAGAATGAGCGAGGCCCCTGACAATGTCACCGTCTTATTTGGGGGAGACACCAACCTTCGGGATGCTGAG GTAACCAAGGTGGGCGGCCTCCCCGCCGGCGTCTGCGACGTTTGGGAGTGCCTGGGCGAGCAGGAGCACTGCAGGTACACCTGGGACACCAAGGCCAACAGCAACAAGGGCGTCCGCTACGTCAGCCGGTGCCGCTTCGACCGCGTGTACCTGCGTCCGGCCCGGGAGGGGCCCCGCGTGGCCCCCGAGCACATGACCCTGGTGGGCCTGGAGAAGCTGGACTGCGGCCGCTACACCAGCGACCACTGGGGCATCTACTGCGGCTTCAGCCTGGGGTCACGTGACTAA
- the tdp2b gene encoding tyrosyl-DNA phosphodiesterase 2 isoform X5, translating to MSSKQSSLTENVDCIDLTGDDTPCSSSTTVPEVTEGPTAQGQGGDDAGKLSLLTWNVDGLDTVNLGERARGLCSYLVLYTPDVVFLQELIPSYVQYLKKRAVSYTIIEGNEDGYFTGIMLKKSRVKLLKSEIISYPTTRMLRNLLVAQVSFSGQELCLMTSHLESCKEQAKERMTQLKTVLKRMSEAPDNVTVLFGGDTNLRDAEVTKVGGLPAGVCDVWECLGEQEHCRYTWDTKANSNKGVRYVSRCRFDRVYLRPAREGPRVAPEHMTLVGLEKLDCGRYTSDHWGIYCGFSLGSRD from the exons ATGAGTAGCAAGCAGTCGTCGCTGACCGAGAACGTGGACTG CATTGACCTGACTGGTGACGATACTCCCTGCTCAAGTAGCACAACAGTACCAGAGGTCACGGAAGGACCAACTGCACAAGGCCAAGGGGGAGACGATGCGGGGAAGCTGTCTCTTCTCACGTGGAACGTTGACGGCTTGGATACTGTCAACCTTGGGGAACGCGCTCGAGGACTGTGTTCATACTTGGTCTT GTACACACCAGATGTGGTGTTTTTGCAAGAGCTCATTCCATCCTACGTGCAGTACCTGAAGAAACGTGCAGTCAGCTACACCATCATTGAGG GAAATGAGGACGGGTACTTCACTGGCATTATGTTGAAAAAGTCTCGAGTCAAACTCTTGAAGAGTGAGATCATCAGTTACCCGACGACACGGATGCTGAGGAATCTGCTTGTGGCTCAG GTGAGCTTCTCTGGCCAAGAGCTGtgtctgatgacatcacacttgGAGAGCTGTAAAGAGCAGGCCAAGGAGAGGATGACCCAGCTGAAGACGGTCCTGAAGAGAATGAGCGAGGCCCCTGACAATGTCACCGTCTTATTTGGGGGAGACACCAACCTTCGGGATGCTGAG GTAACCAAGGTGGGCGGCCTCCCCGCCGGCGTCTGCGACGTTTGGGAGTGCCTGGGCGAGCAGGAGCACTGCAGGTACACCTGGGACACCAAGGCCAACAGCAACAAGGGCGTCCGCTACGTCAGCCGGTGCCGCTTCGACCGCGTGTACCTGCGTCCGGCCCGGGAGGGGCCCCGCGTGGCCCCCGAGCACATGACCCTGGTGGGCCTGGAGAAGCTGGACTGCGGCCGCTACACCAGCGACCACTGGGGCATCTACTGCGGCTTCAGCCTGGGGTCACGTGACTAA
- the tdp2b gene encoding tyrosyl-DNA phosphodiesterase 2 isoform X1 has protein sequence MDNTTVSQHSDAGLEEVRIRLCDEFASITGADTAVAQCYLAENDWDVERALNSFFEADTKAVSDEFEDLPDNSATSKMSSKQSSLTENVDCFPFRPYSIDLTGDDTPCSSSTTVPEVTEGPTAQGQGGDDAGKLSLLTWNVDGLDTVNLGERARGLCSYLVLYTPDVVFLQELIPSYVQYLKKRAVSYTIIEGNEDGYFTGIMLKKSRVKLLKSEIISYPTTRMLRNLLVAQVSFSGQELCLMTSHLESCKEQAKERMTQLKTVLKRMSEAPDNVTVLFGGDTNLRDAEVTKVGGLPAGVCDVWECLGEQEHCRYTWDTKANSNKGVRYVSRCRFDRVYLRPAREGPRVAPEHMTLVGLEKLDCGRYTSDHWGIYCGFSLGSRD, from the exons ATGGATAACACTACAGTGTCACAACATTCGGATGCAGGCTTGGAAGAAGTGAGAATTCGTCTTTGCGATGAGTTCGCTTCAATCACTGGTGCGGACACGGCAGTGGCTCAGTGTTACCTTGCCGAAAATGACTGGGATGTGGAA AGGGCTTTAAACTCTTTTTTCGAGGCAGACACGAAAGCTGTATCTGATGAATTTGAAGATTTGCCAGACAACAGTGCCACTTCTAAAATGAGTAGCAAGCAGTCGTCGCTGACCGAGAACGTGGACTG CTTTCCCTTTCGTCCTTACAGCATTGACCTGACTGGTGACGATACTCCCTGCTCAAGTAGCACAACAGTACCAGAGGTCACGGAAGGACCAACTGCACAAGGCCAAGGGGGAGACGATGCGGGGAAGCTGTCTCTTCTCACGTGGAACGTTGACGGCTTGGATACTGTCAACCTTGGGGAACGCGCTCGAGGACTGTGTTCATACTTGGTCTT GTACACACCAGATGTGGTGTTTTTGCAAGAGCTCATTCCATCCTACGTGCAGTACCTGAAGAAACGTGCAGTCAGCTACACCATCATTGAGG GAAATGAGGACGGGTACTTCACTGGCATTATGTTGAAAAAGTCTCGAGTCAAACTCTTGAAGAGTGAGATCATCAGTTACCCGACGACACGGATGCTGAGGAATCTGCTTGTGGCTCAG GTGAGCTTCTCTGGCCAAGAGCTGtgtctgatgacatcacacttgGAGAGCTGTAAAGAGCAGGCCAAGGAGAGGATGACCCAGCTGAAGACGGTCCTGAAGAGAATGAGCGAGGCCCCTGACAATGTCACCGTCTTATTTGGGGGAGACACCAACCTTCGGGATGCTGAG GTAACCAAGGTGGGCGGCCTCCCCGCCGGCGTCTGCGACGTTTGGGAGTGCCTGGGCGAGCAGGAGCACTGCAGGTACACCTGGGACACCAAGGCCAACAGCAACAAGGGCGTCCGCTACGTCAGCCGGTGCCGCTTCGACCGCGTGTACCTGCGTCCGGCCCGGGAGGGGCCCCGCGTGGCCCCCGAGCACATGACCCTGGTGGGCCTGGAGAAGCTGGACTGCGGCCGCTACACCAGCGACCACTGGGGCATCTACTGCGGCTTCAGCCTGGGGTCACGTGACTAA
- the acot13 gene encoding acyl-coenzyme A thioesterase 13 → MSSLSLNTLKQIMRAMVDSPGFDRVLSKVNILSASPGKVVCEMKVEEEHTNRAGTLHGGLTATLVDIISTTALMYTERGLPGVSVDMNITYMNAAKVGEDVVITAQVLKQGRTLAFATVDLTSKATGKLLAQGRHTKHLGS, encoded by the exons ATGAGTTCTCTGTCTTTAAATACGTTAAAACAGATAATGCGGGCTATGGTGGATAGCCCTGGCTTTGATCGTGTCTTAAGTAAG GTGAATATTCTTTCTGCAAGTCCCGGTAAAGTAGTGTGCGAGATGAAGGTCGAGGAAGAGCATACAAACCGAGCTGGTACTCTGCACGGAGGGCTGACTGCCACATTGGTCGATATCATTTCCACAACTGCTTTAATGTATACGGAAAGAGGACTGCCTGGTGTGAGCGTGGACATGAACATCAC GTACATGAATGCTGCTAAGGTGGGAGAAGATGTCGTCATTACTGCCCAAGTCTTGAAACAAGGAAGAACCTTGGCATTTGCCACCGTAGATCTCACTTCTAAAGCAACAGGCAAGCTTCTTGCACAAGGAAGACACACAAAGCACCTGGGTAGCTAA